CCTGGTCCGTACGTGCCCGCGGGGCCAAGGTGCGCCCCGGCGGCGCGCTGATCCGCCTGGGCAACCATCCCATCGCCAAGGAGCTGAGCGAGCTGGGGCTGCCCAAGCGGGCGATGTTCACCAGCACGGTCACGCGGGCCGCGATGTCCTTCGGGGAAGCCGTCGAGGTCTGAGCCGGGCAACCGGTGTCAGACGATCGGCGGGCGGCCGAGCTTGACCATGCGCCAGGCGGTGCGCCACGCCATGGGCCGCCGCTCCCCCGCCGGGGTGCGCAGCCCCTCGAAGAACCCGGCGAACCACGACTTGATCGCCTCACCCGAGCGGCGCTCGCGCACGAGGGTGAGCACGACCCAGTTGGTCAGGTAGAGGAACGCCAGCGGCCACGGCAGGTTGCGCCGCGCCAGCCAGACCCGGTTGCGCGCGTTGAGCCGGTAGAACTCGGCGTGCCGCGTCGGCGGGACCTGCGGGTGGTACATCACCGTCTCGGCGTCGTACTCGATGCGGTAGCCCTCGCCCAGGAGCCGCCAGGCCAGGTCGGTCTCCTCATGGGCGTAGAAGAACCGCTCGGGCAGGCCGCCCACCTGGAGGAACGCCGACCGCCTGATGGCCGAGGCGCCGCCGAGGAACGTCGTGACCGGCGAGGAGCGCTGCGGGTCGCCCGCCCGCAGGCGCGGGACGTGGCGCCGCTGGCCGATGCCGCCGTCGGGGTCCATCACCCGGAAGGAGATCACCGCGAGGTCCGGCTCGGTGGCGAAGCGGTCGCGCACGTGCGCGACGACCTTCTGGCTGGCATACCAGCCGTCGTCGTCGAGGAACAGCACGACGTCTCCCGAGCACTCCTCCACGCCCCGGTTACGGCCCGCGGGAATGCCCGTGTTCTGGTCGAGCCGGATCGATTTCACGACCGCGGCCGACCCCTCGGGTGGCGTCGCCGACAGCTCGGGCACGTCGGCGCCGTTGCCCACGATCACCACCTCGACGTCGCCGTCGATCTGGTTGAGCGCGGACTCGACTGCCCGGTTCAGCTCCGCGACCCGGTTGCCCATGGTGAGGATGACGCACGAGATCTTCAACGAATCACTGTCCTGACGCGTTGAGAACACGAGCGGAGCATTCTTTCATGATCACCGAGTCTGCTGGTCTGCATGTAATGGAAAGGCTGGGGCTAAGCGTATCGGAACCGACAGTGAACCCCCACCGAACGGCGGACGTCCGATCAATACGACGGACGAGGACCTCTTCCGGTTCCGACATGAGATCACGCCAGCCGCTTCGAGGCGAGGATGCTTACCAAATGCAGGACAACCTGTAGGCAGGCCGCGACGAAACAGGCGACGACCAGCACCCGCGTCGCCGTCAGGCCGTCGGTGAACGGGTCGATCACCGCGGCCGCCAGCGCGAGCAGGGACAGCTCGATCGGCTGCACGATCCGGTGGAACTTCGTCGCGGACAGCACCCGCCTGCCCAGCCCCAGCAGCCCGGAGCGGAACTGTCCCACCGACGCCTCGGTGGAGGACTGGAGACCGCCCTTGGCCCGCGCCACCTCCACCAGGTCGGTCTCGGCCTTGATGAGGATCGCGCCGAGCGCGCCGGCGAGGCCCAGCACGGTGTACCAGTCGGGCAGGACGGCCGAGGCCCGCCAGCCCAGGCCGACGAGCACCGCGGCCTCGGCGAAGTAGGCGCCGACACGGTCGAGGTAGACGCCGACGAGCGAGGTCTGCCCCGTCCAGCGGGCCAGCTCGCCGTCGGAGCAGTCGAGCAGCAGGTAGATCTGGATCAGCAGGGCGGCGGCCACGGCGGCCCACAGCCCCGGCAGGGCGAGCACGACGCCGCCGGCGATCCCGGCCACCGTCATCACCCAGGTGAGCTGGTTGGGCGTGACGGACGTCTTGGTCATCAGCCAGGTGACGTAGATGGACAGCTGGCGCATGTAGAGCACGCCTGCCCAGTGCTCGCCGTTCCTGCGCTCGAGGTGGCCGGCGGGCTGGGCGACCCGCCGCAGCTCAGCTACCGAAGGCCCGGACATAGTCCCCCACCCGATCGTGGATCTCGGAGTCCTGCATGCGCAGGTGCTCCAGGATCGTGTAGCGGCCGGGACGGGTGCTCGGGGCCAGGGCGACGGCCTCGGCGAACTGCTGGACCGTCAGCCCGATGTCGGCGGGCACGACGGGCAGCTCGTGCCTGCGCAGGCAGTCGGCGACCTGCGCGACCCGGGCCTCGTCCTCCCGCAGGAAATAGCAGAAGGCGGCGCCGATGCCGGCGAGCTCGCCGTGGTTGGAGGTGCCGGGGAAGAGCTGATCCACGGCATGCATGATCTCATGGTCTCCGCCGCTGGCGGGCCGGGACGAGCCCGCGACCACCATCGACATGCCGGACAGGATGAGAGACTCGGCCAGCACGGTCAGGAACGCGTCGGACTCGATGGAGTCCGTACGCCCGATGAGCGCCTCGGCGGCCGTGCGGGCCATCGAGCAGGCCAGCCCGTCGATGGGCTCGCCGCGCTCGGTGTTGCCGAGCTGCCAGTCCTCGATGGCCGACAGGTTGCTCACCACGTCGCCCACGCCCGCCCTGACCAGCGACTCCGGCGCGTTGTGGACGAAGTCGAGGTCGACCAGGATGGCCAGCGGCATCGGCACGCCGAACGACCCCTTGCCGCCCTCGTACACCAAGGAGGCCGTGGGCGAGCAGATGCCGTCGTGGGAGAGGTTGGTGGCCACCGCGACCATCGGGATGCCGGCGAGCGAGGCCGCGTACTTGGTCACGTCGATGGTCTTGCCGCCGCCGACGCCCACCACGACTTCGTAGGCGGCCTTGCGCAGGTCGGCGCCGAGCGAGACGGCCGCGTCGACCGTGCCGTCGGCCACCCGGAACACCTCGGCCTCGCCCAGCGTGGGCGCGATCAGGCTCTCGATGTGGTCACCCTGCCCGGGGCCGACGGCCACGGCGACCCGGCCCGAGGTCGCCACGCGGCTGTCGGCCAGCAGGGCGCCGAGCTCGGCCACGGCGCCCCGCCTGACCTGCATGGTCAGCGGCGCCGGCAGCATCCTCGCTAGAAGCGGCATGCGCGCCCCCTCAGTAGCGAACGGCTATGGTGCGAGCCTTCGCCAGGTCGTCGTGGTTGTCCACCTCGACCCAGTCGACCTCGCCGATGGGCGCGGTGTGGATCACTTCACCGCGCTCGACCATCTCCTGGTAGCCGTCCTCGTAGTAGAGCTGGGGGTCGCGCTCGAAAGTGGCCTTCAGCGCGTCGGCCAGCCGCTCGGCGGCGCCGGGCCTGATGAGGGTGGCGCCGATGTACTCGCCGTACGCCTCGGACGGGTCCATCAGCTTGGTGATGCGCCGCAGCGAGCCCTCGGGCGAGAGCGTGACCTTCATCTCCTCGTCGGCGAGCTTCTTCACGTTGTCGACGGCCAGCAGGATGTCGCTCGTCTCGGGAGCGGACAGCAGCGTCTTCTCGACCGAGACCGGGTGCACGGTGTCACCGTTGACCAGCAGCGCGCCCTGGGAGAAGTAGTCGCGGGCGCACCACAGGGAGTAGGCGTTGTTCCACTCCTCGGCCTTGTCGTTGTGGACGAGGGTGAGCTTGACGCCGTGCCGGCGCTCCAGGGCCTCCTTGCGCTCGTGGACGGCCTGCGCCGCGTAACCGACGACGACCACGACCTCCCGCAGGTCCACCTCGGCGAGGTTGCGCAGCGAGATGTCCATGATCGTGGTTTCGCCGTCGACCGGCACGAGCGCCTTGGGCAGCGTGTCGGTGTACGGCCGCAGGCGTCGTCCGGCTCCAGCGGCCAGAACCATTCCCAGCAACGTGCACTCCTAGGTAGAGCATGACTTCGTGGGTCCAAAGAGTATTCGTCTTTAGACCCTCTGCGGGTAATCCGGGGTTAGTCTTGCGTTCCCGCATCGGCCGCTTCCACCCCGGACCGGGGCGCGGCCAGCCAGCATGTCAGGCTCTCCCAGCCGAAAAGCGCCCACAGGTAGAGCGCGAGCAGCACGTAGCCGGCGGCCAGCCAGCCGGACAGGGCGATCAGTGAGACCGCCATCATCCGCCCGTCCCAGCCGAGGCCGAACGTGGCCAGCCACGGCGGCGGGTAGATCCGCTGCCGGAGCCGGTAAACAAGATCATAATGGTGGAACGCCAGTGCGCCGAGCAGGAGGAAGATCAGCACGGGGTGCAGCCCGTGCGCGAACCCGCACGCCGCGACGAAGGTGTACTCGATGACCCGCAGGATCGGCGGCACGAGCCAGTCGAACCTGCCGTCGTGCGCGTGCGTGCTCCCCGGCCCGGCCAGCAGCAGCGTCACCGCGGGCGCGAACACCGCGAGCCCGTCCGTGCCCGCCACGCCCAGCATCAGCAGCACCGCGGTCACGAACGTGCCCGCGATCACCGGCGGCAGCGGCGGGAGCTGCCCGGCCACGAGCAGTCCCATGGCGCGCGAAAGCGGTCCGTCGTCGCGGTAGGCCACGACCGTGCCGCTGGGAACGGGTGTCATGTGGGTGGATGTCACCGTGCCGACCTCGCGATCCGCCCGCCGAGCTGGTAGAGGGCCGCCACGCCGCCCCAGCAGAGCAGCGACAGGAACGTGACCCTGGCGCTCCAGATCGCGGCGGTGATCGCGATCAGTGCCGTGCGCTCGCCGATCGGCAGCGCGATCATCTTCTTGAGCCAGCGGACGACCGTGTCGCGCTCCATCCGCTGGGCCAGCCGGAGCACGCCCTTGGCATGACCGCCGTCGGCCGACTCCAGCAGGGAACGCGCGGGACGGCCCCACAGCGCCCCCACGCGGCCCGCGTCGGCGACGGCCCCCGCGTACGTGACGTCGATGGTGTGCCGGACCACCTGGAGGATCATGGCGGCCACGGCGAGGCGCCAGATCTCGTCGCCGCCGAAGCCGATGGCCAGGCCGACGTAGACGACGTACTCCTTCGCCCTGTCGGCCATGCCGTCGGCCCAGGCGCCGAGCGGCGAGAACGTACGCGTGTAGCGGGCGAGCTGCCCGTCGAGGCAGTCGAGCGCGAACGACAGGTAGAACAGCAGCGCCCCCGCCAGCCGGCCGCCCTGCGTGCCCGCCGAGAACCACACGGCGGCCAGCCCGGCCAGCCCGATCGAGGCGCCGGTGACGGTGTTGGGGGCGACCTTGATCAGCACCGCCGGCTTGATCAGGTGGCGCGTCCAGGTGGAGACGAAGAAGGTCGCGAAGAAGCCGTCGTTCTCCTTGATCGACAGGTCGAGCCTGACCCTGGCCTCGTCCACCTCGGCCAGCCTGGTGACGGCGGCGTCTGCGGCGTTCTGGCCGGCCACCCGGTCGGCGTGCAGCGGCCCGAGCCCGGCCGCCCGCACCGCCACGCCCGACCTGACCAGCCCGACCAGCAGCAGATCGACCGCCTCGACGGGGGTGACCGGGCCCAGCTTGCCCGTGTCGGCCAGCTCGGCCAGCTCCTCCGCGATGTCGGCCAGCGCGGCCAGGTCGGACTCGCCCGCCTGGAGCACGCCTCTGAACGTGGCGTTCGCCTCGGGGACGACGTGGAAGGAGCTGCCCGCGGCGACGATCTCGCCGCCTTCCACGCGTACGGGGGGCCGCATGGGCGCCGCTGCCGCCTCGTAGGAGACCAGGGCCGCGCTGTCGCGGGCGGGGTGGTCGAGCAGGAGCGCCAGCGCCTCGGTGTGGGCCACAAGGTCGGCGGGGAGCACGGCCACGGTGCCGGCCGAGATGCGGGCGATCTTGGCGATGCCGCGGAGGTCGGCCGCGAGGCCGCCGCCGGGGGTCACCACCTGGATCTCGCGGACGGGCAGCGTGGCGAGCTGGTCCGTGACGCGGTCGAGCAGCGTGCCGTCGGCACAGGAGAGCTTGCATGCCGGGGTCGTCGCGAGCAGGACGACCGACGTGGCCGTGCTCTCGCGGGTCAATGAGTCAGGCAAAGCGCAGGTCTCCTCCCGGTCGCACGGGAGCCGCGTGGCTTGGGGGTGCGTAGCCACAGCGTAGCCACAGGGCACGCCGATATCACGGAACGAGACCGTTGCGCCTGCCGGTAAAAGTGCGCGCCTGCGGGGCTGAGCCTTCAGGAAGCGCGCGCGAGCCGGCCGACGCCGCCGAACAAGGAGGTGGTGCGGGGCGACCCGTCATCCTCCGGGTGCCAGTCGCACGGGCGCACCAGACCGGGTTCGACGAGCTCGTAGCCGTCGAAAAGGCGGAGGATCTCCTTTTCCTCCCTGAGCACGAGGGGCACCGTCGCGCCGGCGAACCCGGCGTACCACCCTTGCTGTTCCTTCTCCGACATCCCATCGGTGGTCAGGTGGGAGATCGCCACGTACGAACCCGGCGCCTGCCGTTCGCGGAAGGCCGCCACGATCCGGGAGGGGTCCTCGGCCGGGGTGACGAAGTGGAACACCGCGACGAACAGCACCGCGATCGGCTCGCTGAAGTCGAGGAACCCATTGACCTGGGCGTTGTCCAGGATGTTCTCGGGCTCGCGCATGTCCGCGGTGACGATCTTGGTGGAGTTGTCGGCCAGCAGCGCCCTGCCGTGCACGGCGACGATCGGATCGACGTCGACGTAGACGACCCGCGAGCCCGGGTCGGCCTCCTTGGCGATCTGGTGGGTGTTGCGGGCGGTCGGCAGCCCCGAGCCGACATCGAGGAACTGGCGGATGCCGCACTCCTGCGACAGGTACCGCACCGCGCGCCCGAGGAAGCGGCGGTTCTCCAGCGCGGTGGAGCGCACCCGGTTCTCGCCGATGACCTGGTACAGCTTCGCGTTGGCCGCCCGATCCACCTCGAAGTGGTCCTTGCCGCCGAGCGCTTCGTCGTACATGCGCGCGGCCGTTGGCACACCTAACGGGATGTTCGGGGCGTTTTCCGTCGTCATGCGACCTCCTCGGCGCGTCCGGACATATCCAAGATCACGATAGCAAACCGGGCAGCGCTCGGTGGGCTTTGTCCGGCCGACCTGGCTTACGCTGCCGATATGGATTCACGGTTGCGGTCGGTCGGGGTGCTTCTCGCGGGCGGCGTGGGGCAGCGGATCGGGCTGGGCAGGCCCAAGCAGCTCATCGAGGTCGCGGGAAAGACGATCATCGAGCACTCGCTGGCGGTGTTCCAGGAGGCGCCGGAGATCGACGAGATCGTGGTGCTGATGACGCCGGGCTACGCGGACCGGATCCGCGAGATCGTGGCCAAGGGCGGATACGACAAGGTCGGCAAGGTCGTGGACGGGGGCGCGAGCCGTACCGAGAGCACGTGGCTGGCCCTTCAGGCGCTGGGCGCCGAGGAGTGCAACGTGCTGCTGCACGACGCCGTACGCCCCCTCCTGGAGCCCCGGATCATCACCGAGTGCGTCAAGGCGCTGGAGACGCATCGGGCCGTCAACGTGGCGATCCCGAGCTCCGACACGGTCCTGGTGGCCGTTCCGGCGCCCGACGGCGAGGTGATCGGCGAGGTGCTGGACCGTTCGGTGCTGCGGCGCAGCCAGACGCCGCAGTGCTTCCGCCTCTCGGTGATCCGCGAGGCGTACGAGCGGGCGCTCGCCGACCCCGGCTTCGCCTCCCGGCCGGCCACCGACGACTGCGGCGTGGTGCTGCGCTACCTGCCCGACGTGCCGATCCACCTCGTGCCGGGCAGCGAGCAGAACATCAAGGTCACCCACCCCGCCGACCTGCGGATCGCCGAGCTGCTCTTCCAGCTCGCCGCAACTCCGTCGATCTCCGACTTGCCCTGATACGTCGCAGACGTTCTCGTGAACGGCGCTTGACCTGCCGATTGCTACCGTGCGAACACATGAGGAGACTCATCGCGATCGCGGCCCTGCTCGGCGGCTACCTCGTGCTGCTGGTGGCGGCCCTCTGGCCGGCGCCGGCGGTGTTCGGGGCGGTCGCCGCGCTCTCCTACGTCATGGAGTACGTGACCGCGCGCGCGGCCAGGCCGCTGCCCGAGCTGCTCGGCAGGGTGCATCTGGGGACCACGCTGCGCTTCGCGGCCAGGGAGACGATGGCGCTGCTGCTGGTGGCGCGGACCGCGGGGGTGGACTCGCCGTGGTTCATGGCGCTGGCGGCCGGGATGTTCGCGATCCACGTGGTGCGCGCCGGGCACACCGGGCTGGCCCTGCGGCTCAAGGGGATGCTCAGCAGGATGCCGGTGACCACCCGCAACCTCGACGTCTCGGCGCTGCGCATCCCGAAGATGCCGCCCCCGTACCTGCGTGACAGCCGTAGCGTGCCCTTCCTCTACCTGGACGCCCTGCCCGTGCTCGGCGCGGCCGCAGGCGTCGGACCCGCCACGATCGGCGCCGTCCTGGCGCTCGCGCTGGGCGCCGCGGGGGCGCTGGCGCTCATCCCGTACGTGCGGCGCGCCACCCCCCTCACCGACCGGGCCAAAGTCCTGACGGTCGTCGGCGAGCAGGTCGAGAGGTACCGCCCCGAGGTCATCCTGTACTTCTCCGGCGCCACCGCGGCCGCCTACCAGGCCAGGATGTGGCTGCCCACGCTCGAGCGCATCGGCCGGCGCGCCATCGTCGTGCTGCGCGAGCGCGGCATGGCCGGCCACCTCGAATCGACCACGCTGCCGATGGTGTGCATCCCGTCGGCGGCCGACCTGATGAGTTTCCGCGCCCTGTCCAGCGCCAAGCTCTGCCTGTACGTCGCCAACGTCGGCAGGAACGTCCACATGCTGCGCATCCCGCACCTGCGCAGCGCGTTCCTCAACCACGGCGACAGCGACAAGGAGGCCTCGTTCAACCCGTTCTCGCGGGTGTACGACGAGGTGTGGGTGGCCGGGCCCGCGGGCCGCGACCGCTACCGCCGGGCCAAGGTGGGCGTCAGGGACGAGAACGTCCACGAGGTCGGCCGGCCGCAGCTCGAAGGCATCTCGACGCGGGGGCCCGAGCTGCCGTACCGCACCGTCCTGTACGCCCCCACCTGGGAGGGCTGGAACGACGACCTGTTCCACACCTCGCTGATCACCATGGGCCCGCGCATCGTGCGGGCGCTGCTCGACCACCGGCCGCGGCTGCGCGTGATCTACAAGCCGCACCCGCTGACCGGCCACCGCGACAAGCGCGCGACCCGCGCGCACAAGAAGATCGTGACCATGATCGAGGCGGCCGAGCTGGCCAAGTCGAAGGCCAGGCACCCTTCGCAGGCGTCCGGGGAGACGCCGCGGATCGAGCATCTGATCGTCACCGGGCCGGAGCCGCACCTGTACGACTGCTTCAACCAGTGCGACCTGCTGATCAGCGACATCTCCAGCGTCGTGGCCGACTTCCTGGCCAGCGAGAAGCCGTACGCGGTGACGAACGTCTCGGGCCTGCCCGAGCAGGCCTTCCACGAGCGCTATCCGAGCACCGAGGCGGGCGTGCTGCTCGGGACGGACCTGGCCGGGCTCGCGGACCTCCTCGACGGGGAGGACACGCTCGCCCGTGCCAGGGTCAAGCTGAGGACCTATCTGCTCGGACCGGAGACCCCGGACGCGCTGACCCGCTTCGACGCGGCGATCGAACGGGTCTTCGGGGAATCATGAGCCGGGCGGCCTGGCCAGCTTCTTCGGACTCGTGAGGAAGCCCCAGCCCCAGGAGCAGTGCATGGTCGCGTACACGACGGGCAGCCGCAGCAGCGCCGCCCCGGGCAGCCCGGAGCCGGTGAGCACCGAGCCCGCCGCTATGGCGACCGCGTAGCCCCCCGGGATGACGAGCGACCAGGGGAAGAACGGCGAGACGACCAGCCCCAGCAGCATGGCCAGCACCGCGGCGGGCGGCGCGAGGTAGCGCAGGTTGATCGTGCCCTCATGGGTGCGCGAGACCACCCGCCGCCACCGGCCGTAGTGGAAGTACTGCTTGGCCAGCGCCTTGGCGTTGGGCCGGGGCCGGTAGGAGACCCGCATGCGCGGCTGGAACCAGACCAGGCCGCCGCTCTGGCGGATGCGGTGGTTCATCTCCCAGTCCTGGGCACGCTGGAAGTGCTCGTCGTAGCCGCCCACCCGGTCAAGCGCCGAGCGTCGGAAGACGCCGAGGTAGACGGTGTCGGCGGGGCCGGGCGTGCCACCCACGTGGAAGGCGGCGGCGCCCACGCCGATCTTGGAAGTCATGGCGCAGGCGACGGCCTGCTCGAACGGCGTGACGCCCTCGGCCGCCATGATGCCGCCGACGTTGTCGGCGCCCGTCTCCTCCAGCGTCTCGACCGCGACGCGCAGGTAGTCGGGTGGCAGCATGGCATGGCCGTCGACCCTGGCGATGATGCCGTTGCGCGAGGCGGCGATGGCGGCATTCAGCGCGTTGGGGGTGCGGCCGGTCGGGTTGGGGACCACGGTCACCCGGGGATCGGCCGCCGCGATGGCGTCGGCGACCTCCTGGGTGCGGTCTTGGGACGGACCCACGGCGAGCACGACTTCGATCTCACCTGGGTAGCTCTGGGCGAGGACCTGGTCGACGGCCTCGCGGAGGTGCCGCTCCTCGTTGAGGACCGGCATGATGACGGAAATGGGGGGCCAGGCACGCGTCTCCGCGGGGGCCTGCGGCGAGTCGGGGAACTGCTTCATGGCGGGGCTCACGCTACTGTACGACCAGGGGAGGAGGGCAATCGAAAGCCCGATCCTCCGGGTGACAAGAGGGGGACGGCATGCGCGAAGGGGGAGGGCAGGTAGCGGGCGAGGAGGACGCCGGCGTGCTCGTGGGCGGGGACGCCTACGGCGGCGTCAAGCTCACGCCCACCCGCCCCCGCAGGCCGCTCAAGAGTGCCAAGGCCCGCCGGCGCAACGTGCTCGTCGCCGGCTTCCTGTCCACCGGGATCCTGGTCACCACCGGCGTGGTGTGGGCGACCCCGCGGCAGATCGGCACCGTCGACGCGGGCGTGTCGGCGCCGCCGTCGGCCCACGGCCCCGAGAACATCCTGCTGGTCGGCATCGACAAGCGCGACGACCTCACCCGCCAGCAGCAGAACCAGCTCAAGCTGGGCCGCGAGGCCGGCCAGCGCACCGACACCATGATGGTCATCCACCTGTCGGCGGACCACAAGCGCGTCACCGTGGTCAGCCTGCCGCGCGACACCTGGACGACGATCCCCGGCAAGGGCGACCACAAGATCAATTCGGCGTACCAGTTCGGCGGGCCCAAGCTCACCAAGCAGGCCGTGGAGGCCGCCACCGGGCTGCAGATCAACCGCTACATCGAGGTGAACATCCTCGGCTTCATCGACGTCGTCGACTCCCTCGGCGGCGTCACCGTCTGCACGCCCGTGCCGATCAACGACCCCAAGGCCGGGGTCAACCTGCCTGCGGGCACCCACCAGCTCCAGGGCGTGCAGGCACTCGGCTACGCACGCACCCGCGCCACGGCCCGTTCCGACCTCGACCGCATCGACCGGCAGCAGCAGGTCATCTCGGCCCTGCTCAACCGGGCGCTCAGCGCCGACACGCTGGCCAACCCGACCAAGCTGGCCGCGTTCGTCAACTCCACGCTGAGCACGGTCAAGGTCGATCCCGACGACGGGCTGCTCGGCCTGGCGACCCAGATGAGGGACGTCTCGCTCCAGGACGTGAAGTTCGCCGACGTGCCGCTGGCCAACGTCGACTTCAAGGCGCCCACGGGCGAGTCGGCGGTGCTGTGGGACAAGCAGGCCGCCCGCGACATGTTCGCCAGGATCAACGCCGACCAGGACCTGGCCAAGCCCGCAACCCCGTCGCCCTCCCCGAAGCCGACGAACTCCGCCGTCCCGCCGGAGCGCATCACGCTCAAGATCAAGAACGGCACGCTCATCACGGGACTCGGCGCCCGCAGCAAGGCGGCGCTGGTCGCGTACGGCTTCAAGGTCCCCGGCGAGCCCGGCAACACGACGAAGAAGGACTACAAGAAGACGGTCATCCGGTACGGCGCGGACCGCGAGGACTCGGCGAAGGTCGTGGCCGCCGCCATCCCGGGGGCGGAGCTTCGCAAGGCGGACCTCGAGGGCATCGAGGTGATTCTCGGTAGTGACCAGCCGAAAATCGCGAAACCGAAGTCCGCTTCCCAACCATCCTCGACGCCGAGTGTTACAAGCACG
The nucleotide sequence above comes from Nonomuraea helvata. Encoded proteins:
- a CDS encoding glycosyltransferase family 2 protein, producing the protein MKISCVILTMGNRVAELNRAVESALNQIDGDVEVVIVGNGADVPELSATPPEGSAAVVKSIRLDQNTGIPAGRNRGVEECSGDVVLFLDDDGWYASQKVVAHVRDRFATEPDLAVISFRVMDPDGGIGQRRHVPRLRAGDPQRSSPVTTFLGGASAIRRSAFLQVGGLPERFFYAHEETDLAWRLLGEGYRIEYDAETVMYHPQVPPTRHAEFYRLNARNRVWLARRNLPWPLAFLYLTNWVVLTLVRERRSGEAIKSWFAGFFEGLRTPAGERRPMAWRTAWRMVKLGRPPIV
- a CDS encoding CDP-alcohol phosphatidyltransferase family protein, which produces MSGPSVAELRRVAQPAGHLERRNGEHWAGVLYMRQLSIYVTWLMTKTSVTPNQLTWVMTVAGIAGGVVLALPGLWAAVAAALLIQIYLLLDCSDGELARWTGQTSLVGVYLDRVGAYFAEAAVLVGLGWRASAVLPDWYTVLGLAGALGAILIKAETDLVEVARAKGGLQSSTEASVGQFRSGLLGLGRRVLSATKFHRIVQPIELSLLALAAAVIDPFTDGLTATRVLVVACFVAACLQVVLHLVSILASKRLA
- a CDS encoding iron-containing alcohol dehydrogenase family protein, yielding MLPAPLTMQVRRGAVAELGALLADSRVATSGRVAVAVGPGQGDHIESLIAPTLGEAEVFRVADGTVDAAVSLGADLRKAAYEVVVGVGGGKTIDVTKYAASLAGIPMVAVATNLSHDGICSPTASLVYEGGKGSFGVPMPLAILVDLDFVHNAPESLVRAGVGDVVSNLSAIEDWQLGNTERGEPIDGLACSMARTAAEALIGRTDSIESDAFLTVLAESLILSGMSMVVAGSSRPASGGDHEIMHAVDQLFPGTSNHGELAGIGAAFCYFLREDEARVAQVADCLRRHELPVVPADIGLTVQQFAEAVALAPSTRPGRYTILEHLRMQDSEIHDRVGDYVRAFGS
- a CDS encoding phosphocholine cytidylyltransferase family protein, encoding MLGMVLAAGAGRRLRPYTDTLPKALVPVDGETTIMDISLRNLAEVDLREVVVVVGYAAQAVHERKEALERRHGVKLTLVHNDKAEEWNNAYSLWCARDYFSQGALLVNGDTVHPVSVEKTLLSAPETSDILLAVDNVKKLADEEMKVTLSPEGSLRRITKLMDPSEAYGEYIGATLIRPGAAERLADALKATFERDPQLYYEDGYQEMVERGEVIHTAPIGEVDWVEVDNHDDLAKARTIAVRY
- a CDS encoding DUF5941 domain-containing protein, whose protein sequence is MTPVPSGTVVAYRDDGPLSRAMGLLVAGQLPPLPPVIAGTFVTAVLLMLGVAGTDGLAVFAPAVTLLLAGPGSTHAHDGRFDWLVPPILRVIEYTFVAACGFAHGLHPVLIFLLLGALAFHHYDLVYRLRQRIYPPPWLATFGLGWDGRMMAVSLIALSGWLAAGYVLLALYLWALFGWESLTCWLAAPRSGVEAADAGTQD
- a CDS encoding CDP-alcohol phosphatidyltransferase family protein — encoded protein: MPDSLTRESTATSVVLLATTPACKLSCADGTLLDRVTDQLATLPVREIQVVTPGGGLAADLRGIAKIARISAGTVAVLPADLVAHTEALALLLDHPARDSAALVSYEAAAAPMRPPVRVEGGEIVAAGSSFHVVPEANATFRGVLQAGESDLAALADIAEELAELADTGKLGPVTPVEAVDLLLVGLVRSGVAVRAAGLGPLHADRVAGQNAADAAVTRLAEVDEARVRLDLSIKENDGFFATFFVSTWTRHLIKPAVLIKVAPNTVTGASIGLAGLAAVWFSAGTQGGRLAGALLFYLSFALDCLDGQLARYTRTFSPLGAWADGMADRAKEYVVYVGLAIGFGGDEIWRLAVAAMILQVVRHTIDVTYAGAVADAGRVGALWGRPARSLLESADGGHAKGVLRLAQRMERDTVVRWLKKMIALPIGERTALIAITAAIWSARVTFLSLLCWGGVAALYQLGGRIARSAR
- a CDS encoding SAM-dependent methyltransferase, whose amino-acid sequence is MTTENAPNIPLGVPTAARMYDEALGGKDHFEVDRAANAKLYQVIGENRVRSTALENRRFLGRAVRYLSQECGIRQFLDVGSGLPTARNTHQIAKEADPGSRVVYVDVDPIVAVHGRALLADNSTKIVTADMREPENILDNAQVNGFLDFSEPIAVLFVAVFHFVTPAEDPSRIVAAFRERQAPGSYVAISHLTTDGMSEKEQQGWYAGFAGATVPLVLREEKEILRLFDGYELVEPGLVRPCDWHPEDDGSPRTTSLFGGVGRLARAS
- a CDS encoding IspD/TarI family cytidylyltransferase; this encodes MDSRLRSVGVLLAGGVGQRIGLGRPKQLIEVAGKTIIEHSLAVFQEAPEIDEIVVLMTPGYADRIREIVAKGGYDKVGKVVDGGASRTESTWLALQALGAEECNVLLHDAVRPLLEPRIITECVKALETHRAVNVAIPSSDTVLVAVPAPDGEVIGEVLDRSVLRRSQTPQCFRLSVIREAYERALADPGFASRPATDDCGVVLRYLPDVPIHLVPGSEQNIKVTHPADLRIAELLFQLAATPSISDLP
- a CDS encoding CDP-glycerol glycerophosphotransferase family protein, which encodes MRRLIAIAALLGGYLVLLVAALWPAPAVFGAVAALSYVMEYVTARAARPLPELLGRVHLGTTLRFAARETMALLLVARTAGVDSPWFMALAAGMFAIHVVRAGHTGLALRLKGMLSRMPVTTRNLDVSALRIPKMPPPYLRDSRSVPFLYLDALPVLGAAAGVGPATIGAVLALALGAAGALALIPYVRRATPLTDRAKVLTVVGEQVERYRPEVILYFSGATAAAYQARMWLPTLERIGRRAIVVLRERGMAGHLESTTLPMVCIPSAADLMSFRALSSAKLCLYVANVGRNVHMLRIPHLRSAFLNHGDSDKEASFNPFSRVYDEVWVAGPAGRDRYRRAKVGVRDENVHEVGRPQLEGISTRGPELPYRTVLYAPTWEGWNDDLFHTSLITMGPRIVRALLDHRPRLRVIYKPHPLTGHRDKRATRAHKKIVTMIEAAELAKSKARHPSQASGETPRIEHLIVTGPEPHLYDCFNQCDLLISDISSVVADFLASEKPYAVTNVSGLPEQAFHERYPSTEAGVLLGTDLAGLADLLDGEDTLARARVKLRTYLLGPETPDALTRFDAAIERVFGES
- a CDS encoding glycosyltransferase family 2 protein produces the protein MKQFPDSPQAPAETRAWPPISVIMPVLNEERHLREAVDQVLAQSYPGEIEVVLAVGPSQDRTQEVADAIAAADPRVTVVPNPTGRTPNALNAAIAASRNGIIARVDGHAMLPPDYLRVAVETLEETGADNVGGIMAAEGVTPFEQAVACAMTSKIGVGAAAFHVGGTPGPADTVYLGVFRRSALDRVGGYDEHFQRAQDWEMNHRIRQSGGLVWFQPRMRVSYRPRPNAKALAKQYFHYGRWRRVVSRTHEGTINLRYLAPPAAVLAMLLGLVVSPFFPWSLVIPGGYAVAIAAGSVLTGSGLPGAALLRLPVVYATMHCSWGWGFLTSPKKLARPPGS